One Serpentinicella alkaliphila DNA segment encodes these proteins:
- a CDS encoding 2-isopropylmalate synthase, whose product MARAIKIFDTTLRDGEQSPGCSMNIKEKIEIAKQLEKMGVDVIEAGFAIVSPGDFASVKAVAKTIKNAAVASLCRAMPKDIDRAYEALKYAQQPRIHTFIATSDIHMKYKLRASEDEVLETAINMVKYAKKYCSDVEFSAEDASRSNPEFLFKVFEGVIKAGATVINVPDTVGYTVPDEYYNLIRSIRENVSNIDKAEISVHCHNDLGMAVANTLAAARAGATQLECTINGIGERAGNAAMEEIVMALNTRKDFYGLASKVDTTQIYAASQLLTKITGMKVQHNKAIVGKNAFAHEAGIHQHGVLANSSTYEIMTPESIGLTTNSLVLGKHSGRHAFESRLNELGYTLSQEQLDKIFENFKELTDKKKVIYDKDLEALIQEKAIEVIETCKLNQFTINCGNTITSTATVNITKNNQEFEEVSLGHGPIDAAFKAIEKIVDDRFDLEDYSLNSITEGEDAQGEAIVKIRRYGRLYTGRGISTDVIEASIKAYINAINKMLNDSEQQEV is encoded by the coding sequence ATGGCGAGGGCAATTAAAATATTTGATACTACTTTAAGAGATGGTGAACAGTCTCCAGGATGTAGCATGAATATAAAGGAAAAAATTGAGATTGCAAAGCAGCTGGAGAAAATGGGAGTAGATGTAATAGAAGCAGGATTTGCTATTGTATCCCCAGGGGATTTTGCATCTGTCAAAGCTGTCGCAAAAACTATAAAAAATGCAGCCGTAGCCAGTTTATGCAGAGCCATGCCAAAGGATATAGATAGAGCATATGAGGCATTAAAATATGCACAGCAACCAAGAATACACACTTTTATAGCGACTTCTGATATCCATATGAAATATAAATTAAGAGCTAGTGAAGATGAAGTATTAGAAACAGCTATTAATATGGTAAAGTATGCTAAAAAGTATTGTAGCGATGTGGAATTCTCTGCTGAGGATGCTTCTAGAAGTAACCCAGAGTTTTTATTCAAAGTATTTGAAGGGGTTATAAAGGCTGGGGCTACAGTAATAAATGTGCCAGATACTGTAGGATATACAGTACCAGACGAATATTATAACTTAATTAGAAGTATAAGAGAAAACGTTTCTAATATTGACAAGGCAGAAATATCAGTTCACTGCCACAATGACTTAGGTATGGCAGTAGCAAATACCCTAGCAGCAGCTAGAGCTGGAGCTACACAGCTTGAGTGTACAATCAATGGTATTGGTGAGAGAGCGGGTAATGCTGCGATGGAAGAGATTGTAATGGCCTTAAATACAAGAAAAGACTTTTATGGTCTTGCGTCAAAGGTTGATACTACACAGATTTATGCAGCAAGTCAACTTTTAACTAAGATTACTGGTATGAAGGTTCAGCATAATAAGGCTATAGTTGGGAAAAATGCTTTTGCCCATGAGGCTGGAATTCATCAACATGGAGTTCTAGCTAACTCTAGCACTTATGAAATTATGACTCCAGAATCAATTGGATTAACAACAAATAGTCTTGTACTTGGTAAACATTCAGGACGACATGCTTTTGAAAGTAGACTAAACGAGCTTGGGTATACTCTATCCCAAGAACAATTAGATAAAATCTTCGAAAACTTTAAAGAGTTAACTGACAAAAAGAAAGTAATCTATGATAAAGATTTAGAGGCGTTAATTCAAGAGAAGGCAATTGAAGTGATAGAAACATGTAAGTTAAATCAATTTACAATTAATTGCGGTAATACCATAACTTCAACAGCAACAGTTAACATTACTAAAAACAATCAAGAGTTTGAAGAGGTTTCCTTAGGTCATGGACCAATTGATGCTGCATTTAAAGCTATTGAAAAAATTGTAGATGATAGATTTGATTTAGAAGACTATTCATTAAACTCAATTACTGAAGGTGAAGATGCCCAGGGTGAGGCAATAGTTAAAATTAGAAGGTATGGTAGACTTTATACTGGTCGTGGTATAAGTACAGATGTTATTGAGGCAAGTATAAAAGCTTACATTAATGCAATTAATAAAATGTTAAACGATTCGGAACAACAGGAGGTGTAA
- the ilvC gene encoding ketol-acid reductoisomerase, producing the protein MAKLYYEKDCNLNLLNGKTVAVIGYGSQGHAHALNLHESGVNVVVGLYEGSKSWAKAEEAGLKVAVASEAAAQADVIIILVNDEKQAKLYKESIEPNLKAGKSLVFAHGFNIHYGQIVPPADVNVFMVAPKGPGHTVRSQFQEGKGVPCLIAVYQDVTGDTKDLALAYAAGVGGARAGILETTFKEETETDLFGEQAVLCGGVSELIKAGFEVLVEAGYQPESAYFECLHEMKLIVDMINEGGLEYMRYSISDTAEYGDYSVGKRIVTDETKKEMKKVLSEVQDGTFARNWILENQTNRPGFNARRRLEADHQIETVGKELRKMMSWAKR; encoded by the coding sequence ATGGCGAAATTATATTATGAGAAGGATTGTAACTTAAATTTATTAAATGGGAAAACTGTAGCAGTTATAGGGTATGGAAGTCAAGGTCATGCCCATGCATTAAACTTACATGAGTCTGGAGTAAACGTTGTAGTAGGATTATATGAAGGAAGTAAGTCTTGGGCAAAGGCAGAAGAGGCTGGATTAAAAGTAGCTGTAGCATCTGAGGCAGCAGCACAAGCAGACGTTATCATTATATTAGTTAATGACGAAAAACAGGCTAAACTATATAAAGAAAGTATTGAACCTAATTTAAAAGCAGGAAAATCTTTAGTATTTGCTCATGGTTTTAATATTCACTATGGACAAATAGTGCCACCAGCAGATGTTAACGTATTCATGGTTGCTCCAAAGGGACCAGGACACACTGTTAGAAGTCAATTCCAAGAAGGAAAAGGGGTTCCATGCTTAATCGCAGTATACCAAGATGTAACTGGAGATACAAAGGATTTAGCCTTAGCTTATGCAGCAGGAGTAGGTGGAGCAAGAGCAGGAATTCTTGAGACAACATTTAAAGAAGAAACAGAAACAGATTTATTTGGAGAGCAAGCAGTACTTTGTGGTGGAGTTTCTGAATTAATTAAAGCAGGCTTTGAAGTTCTTGTAGAGGCTGGATACCAACCAGAAAGTGCATACTTTGAATGTTTACATGAAATGAAGCTAATCGTTGATATGATTAACGAGGGCGGTTTAGAATATATGAGATACTCAATCAGTGATACTGCTGAATACGGGGATTACTCAGTTGGAAAGAGAATAGTTACTGATGAAACTAAAAAAGAAATGAAAAAGGTTTTATCTGAAGTACAAGATGGAACATTTGCAAGAAATTGGATCCTAGAAAACCAAACAAATAGACCAGGATTTAATGCTAGAAGAAGATTAGAAGCTGATCATCAAATAGAGACAGTAGGAAAAGAATTAAGAAAAATGATGAGCTGGGCAAAAAGATAA